From the genome of Petrotoga sibirica DSM 13575, one region includes:
- a CDS encoding class II aldolase/adducin family protein, whose amino-acid sequence MIEAELKKEVAEFAKLVWDRKLTDGTGGNMSIKYGGKIFITPTSTIKHFLTEKDIITIDKNGNKIDGLKEPSSERKMHIKIYEKANDVNAVIHAHPMYATSFAVTFEKLPINALPESSLVLDPITYIPYQMPGTQEFADAFNEGLEKGSRVFVLQNHGVTVAGKDMNEAYVKLETLEFLAQVSFVSKLYSKVNEIPEEKITAFKEFFRRNKEGQ is encoded by the coding sequence ATGATAGAAGCCGAATTAAAAAAAGAAGTCGCAGAATTTGCGAAATTAGTATGGGACAGAAAACTTACGGATGGAACGGGCGGAAATATGAGTATAAAATATGGAGGCAAAATATTTATCACTCCAACGTCGACTATAAAACACTTTCTAACAGAGAAAGATATCATCACCATAGATAAAAACGGGAACAAAATCGACGGACTTAAAGAACCTTCTTCAGAAAGAAAAATGCATATAAAAATATACGAAAAAGCAAATGATGTAAACGCGGTTATTCATGCTCACCCAATGTATGCTACCTCTTTTGCAGTAACCTTTGAGAAATTACCTATAAACGCTCTTCCAGAATCTTCTTTAGTATTGGATCCAATAACCTATATACCATATCAAATGCCAGGTACTCAGGAATTTGCGGATGCTTTTAACGAAGGTTTAGAAAAGGGATCTCGGGTATTCGTTCTCCAAAACCACGGTGTTACGGTTGCAGGAAAAGACATGAATGAAGCATATGTAAAGTTGGAAACCTTAGAATTTCTCGCTCAAGTTTCATTCGTTTCTAAACTCTATTCTAAAGTGAATGAAATACCAGAAGAAAAAATAACTGCCTTCAAAGAATTTTTCAGAAGAAACAAGGAGGGCCAATGA